ATTGGTACCCCATTATCTAATATTTGACCCAAAAATTCTTAAGTTTTGCTCTACCTTAATTAGTGGTTGAactcttaaaatatatattcacttttgtcttaacttttatatttgttttattttggtctATTTTAAggcatacatacatattttaagaaaattaattaaagcatcttagtttctatttttccatttatatttggataattaattaaaaatggttgCGAGTTTGAAAATCGAGAGAATAAATTCGATATTGattataagtttgaaaaaattaaaagttgaagtagtaaaatagatatattttttaaaaatgaaagacataaaattaataaaacaaacttgagGGAGAATTGatataaatcttaattaatagaATAAAAGTTTGGGAAAATGCAAAGTAGGCAAAtgatcataaaatataaaattctaatacttatattcatatatgtatatatagttttgttcATAGAGTAAGCACAcaagtaaaaatattatagaagAATAAAGTTTCGACCaaactatataataatagttttctCGTCATTATCATTTTATCTCTTTGGTTATTTAAGTTCTATCTTtctgattttaaaagtttctaTGTTGTATGCTTTCcataaattctattttttcttttaacaataaCTCATGGAGGcttttgaataaataaatgaaatttttatggtttgaaTTAGTTCATGATTTCAcctaaaataatctaaacaAGCTTGAAATTTTTACTGctatggaaagaaaaagtatacaGAGGgtatttaaaacttcaaattttgaaatgaaaaactatttaaaaattttatgatatattttgattatttaacCCTAATTAGTCACTCATTAGTAAATAAATCCAAtttggtaatatatatatatatgtggtaCAAACAACAAATGAAGTTTAGGTTAAAGTTCACAATCGGAGTGAATAATAGATAATAGGTTGAATTACAAGTTTAGTAATTTGTAAGTTTGGTTCTAGTAGAtctttaaacttaatttatcAACTTTAATTATCTAACACACCAACCTGTAACAAAAATCTAAGGATTTTTAATTCTATACTAAGTAAGCAAGGGACTCCATGTGATTgtaattcataaaatataccGTTTCATCgaacataaaaaaatcaacttttaaaatcaaaatcataagTAAAGAACACAAAAATCGTAAAAGAATAGAAAACGTTAAAATGTTTCCTAACAATACATTCAACAAAGTAGATGGAAcacaatatatatcattagAGAGAACGTTTTTTCATAATACAAAGCGGCGTCACTGGAAGTACTATTAGAGAGTATAAACCCTAGTTAGCTAAGATGATCATAATAGTAAACAACAtagtatatttatgtattgATATAGTGGTAGATATATAACAGATTCAAAGCATTTCAAGGGAGTAGACGTTAAAATGATATAAGAGACAAAATCTAAGAAAGTACAAAAGAGATTTATATGAAGTGGAGGGGTTGGGCACACTACATCCCACCATATTCATAGATGCAAGCTGCCAAAGTACTATGAGTTTGGACCACCAAACAgtgtgtatatgtatgtgtatgtgtgtgtttaaAACACATTGCTTTCATTCACCATCTCCCCTTTCTCACCTGCACTTCATCTCTTATTTATTGGTCCCCtctaactctctctctctctatcccTTCATTCCAAAAACCTAAATTCTAATTCATTTCAAATGAGACAACGTTTCATGACATTACCCTATTCTTTTCATCTAATTTCCTCTCCTTTATAATTATCTCATTGTTTCAACCTCCCCATGAGTTTACCTCAACGATACTTAGTATTTACTTCTGTTTACGGGAAAAGATTAAGTTTGATCCAAACCTTTGtgtttgttgtttaattaattttatgctAACTAGCTagatatatgtattatgtttGTTCGGTgatatatagttttctttgtttttgtaatatgtgttatgaataatatacatatataaatctctagtttatataaatattaacctacctttttaataaataatgtctATTTTGCCCTCCAACACGTGGAATACAACGACCTTTTAGGTGTGCAATTGAGAGATATTTATACAATAGACGTCGTTGcgattttaatttgtatcaaCAAGAGACAACTTTTGGAGTGAAGAATgtataaaatgataatttttttcaaatttagatgTTGATTGAAAGATGTTTACAACAATGTGGTGTGGTGGTTCTCCCGATAGAATTAGAGTTCAATTATAAATAACTACAATAAACTAAATCTTTTAgcaagaagaaagatgataaaatagaataataaattataaagtacTTCATAAACATGTGAGTTACGTACTAATTGAAAggatttttgaaaagttatcaTGCCTTTAAAATCTtgatgagaaaaaagaaataactaacaagtttaattttatttattcaaacaattaaattataatttaataattttttcttgaaacaatttgaaaaataaagaaataatattgttttgtgAACAATTGGCCAAACCATCAATTAATTAGATAAagggaaaattttaaaatgggaattaggagagaaaaaaaaacatcaaaacccCATGGttatttttcatagaaaactTGGACGTCCAAGAAATTAGATTAATAGTTGTAAGAAATaacatttgaaagaagaagaaataaaaagaaaataacaataaagtGACCCAATAATTATTGTTAGATATAAACTTTCTTTAATGGAGTTGAAAAATGGtacaaatgaagaagattTTAATTGTAACAACCAAATTTCACATAGGGGGCTAAATTAGAATTGAAGTACACTATAAGGTCCCAATATATCCTTACttaaaacaatcaaaagaCATTAATAATTTCCTCATGTGTTAACCCTACAAGCAACCCCTATTAAACTctttaagagagaaaaaaaaatttgccTAAATTAGGACCCCCTTTGGACCAAATGGCTTAATGATGGCATTGATTTTTGgttgagagagagatttaGATTTATCCCAAAAATCTAGATCAAATAAATTGTAGTTGGGATTTAGATTTTAGAGCTACTTTCTATCTATAATCCCCACCTCCTTAAGTTATTTGGGCATGGTGGTTAGCTAGCCCTAGCTTTAAATGTTATCATTATAACCTCCttcactttaatttaattctaattctttcttcttatgtGATTTATAAGCTCCAAAACCCTCATTTCTTCCCATATTATATACATCTTCTtcttatcaacttttaaattttgcaacTTTCTATcgttattttaactttttgatCTTTAGAGAAAGAGATTATGCTTTCAATTTGGTTGCTAAATTTCAAAAGCCTTATAGAAATGATTTTTGATGGGTTGTATtagttaaaaatttaaaattaattaaaatcgATTTTGAATGATGTAATGCACAACATGTTCCAATAATAGTTCTACAAACTACATGGATAAAAGCCAAACTACTTCTTTAGATAATTGTTTTGTATGAAACAATGTCAACAACCTATTCATTTTCTACATctatatgttatttatattagtatATTTCAGATATTTGGGCTATGAATGCTTATACACTCACAATAAACATTTAGTTCAATCATAGTTGAATCAGTAAGCGAAAATGAAATCATATACTTGCTACGCCAAGGTTTTTGTaatgttattttcttataataattaagtatatctTAAGTTACATTTTCCATGCACGTactcatacatacatacacatatatatagaaagttataaaaaaaaaattatcaaagcATTTAAacgaatatttaattaagggGATACATTTTAAACTTCTAATTGGAGAtttaaaaccaatttaataatcattaattacatgtgttttatttttgtggaTGAAAGTaagatttatataataaattcatgAAATGCACCAATAGATTTAGTTAGAATCTGTTTGTAGGTTAAACTTGATCATCATTATAGCTATAAggaaaaaacatgaaaatgtTTAATGTTAGTTActtactttttttcaaaactcatcTAAACATTAATTGAAGTCTATTGTAGTGTGAGTATTACGCTATCATAGTTTCCTtttgcctttctttttctttaatgtaCTATAAATAAACGgttgtttttgtaaaaaagtttagaaaaagttataatatatGGGTTTAACATCGAGGTACACAGGTTTGTCTAGTCATTTGAATAcctctagttttttttttaaaatatatattttttaaatagtaaatcCATTATTAAAAACTTGAGGACTAAAAATGTTTAGTTTAGAAGCTAAAAAACACGTATAAGGttgatcattttcattttattgatagtttctttataattttgtaatatatggTTGGAAAGAAGCTtcataaaaatgttatttacaagagaaaaagaaaaatgtatgtGAAAGGGTTTTGAAagtaaagtttaatttaaatgcaggagttttgaaatatagattcttaaaattaaacttcccTATGAACAATGAAAGTTTTACTTTAATTGTCAAAGTCCAACCACATTGATTAGATACAAGTGCAAAAATAATGCGTGAGTTTAAAAATGGTgtgtttttcttgtttatatttaatttagtttccaagttaatgatgaaatgAATCGGAAAGGCCCTAAATTGTTGGGTAGTAAAGTTAATTGAACacatttatgttaaaaaatgaGTTCATCAAATTTGGAAGGGGGGGTGGTGAGACTTTAACTAATTAGATTCTCCATTTTAGAGCATACAAAGTTTCCAAAGTGAAAAAGGGGGAAGGAAGAACACATATTGTATTTGGAAGAGAATGTTGGAgttttaaagtttatcaaatttgacAAACTTCTTTTGCTCTTTGTTTAAGGTTCTCAAAGTGTGTTCTTAGATTTCACCAAATTTGATGTCTCTCTTAAAGTATCAATTCCTCATCCTAATCTATTTTGGTAATCTCTTCTGTTTTCTATCTCAACTatattgttttcatattaaataattacgtccaaatatatatataaaaattatactttttatttcctaCATACAAAACTTTTTTAGGACAACATAGAAGAGTTCAAACCTCAAAATTTATGATAGTAGAAGATAATTATCCAACCATTCAAAAGATGACATGGGATCAGGTGATGAATTAACCGTTTTTTAGATATtgtacaaaaataacaatgataataagACTCatgttactatattttttaaatcacaaaattagaaaattaaatttaaaagatgatAACTCTCTAATAGCCATGCGATAGCTTCTTAGTAGCCTTTTAATAGTTGTCTGATATCATTTATTTcgtcatatttgcaatatgcaaaagaaaaaaaaatgtcatagactatttttttaaaaatgtttttgtcatttgatacAATTTTCCTCTTGTATTTGTAGtatgtaattaataaaagataaagtaaaaaaaaaatgataacagAGTTTATGTtatgcaaaaatagcaaatttacaAATCGATTATTGTTTGATTACtgttatatttatcaaatttacaatactaaaaaaaaagtttttttcgACACCTAATctaattttggaattttggaaGGAGGAATTGTTATGGATatggaaaaaggaagagaaaattagGGATGATTTAATTAAGAGAAATAGAAAGGAGCATTAAATTACCGTTTAATATAGGGAATTGAGTTTAGAAGGGTGTTGTTGTTTAGAAGTTATAAAGTACAAGTGTAGAGGGAGAGGGGTAAAGTGGtaaaatggaaataataataataaatagggaaaatatataattaaatttattttcatcttgTTAAGGTTAGGTCACATGATTAACCGAGGTTGGGGTATAGTCAGATGGATATGAGGCTACACCCACTTCACAGCACGACACGTGGCAggtttcattcatttttaccTTCATCTGTAATCACCACCattcaaatcaaatctcttCATCGCTCCCACCAATCCTGCGTATAAATCCTCTACACACATCCGCAGTGTATAACATCACCCAACCTCTCTTCCTcttattggaagaaaaaagaaaaaaagaaatatatatatgagagaagaagaaagaagaggggGAAAATAGggaaataatagaaataattagAAGAATGGGAAGAGGGAGAGTAGAACTGAAGAGAATAGAGAACAAGATCAATAGACAAGTGACATTCGCTAAACGAAGAAATGGTCTATTGAAGAAAGCATATGAACTTTCAGTTCTATGTGATGCTGAAGTTGCTCTCATCATCTTCTCTAATAGAGGCAAACTCTATGAGTTTTGCAGCAGTTCAAGGTCACTACTACTTCCCAAAACCCAAAACTGTTctattcatatttcttttcttttaatcccATTTTTCTGTTACcctaaacccttttttttctcatttctctgctttctcctttttcttctttttttcttcccttttttatgctaagaaatatttaaacaaacaaacaaacacacatacatacatatatatatatgtgtaacAGATTTTGCATTTTGGGGTTTCAGTCTTTCGGATTTTGCTTTTCCacccctcctcctcctcctcctcctcctccttcttcttctttcttaactccttttctttctagATTGGAATTTTGGAAATTAGGGTTTTGGAAAAATTAGGGCTTTCATCAATTAATTAGggttctcctttttttttcttcactgatttagggttttttttttcttccaagatgggatttttcatttttacatgAATAAGAATGGATCAgaagatttattatttattagagTTGTAGCTTGAAAAATAAACCCAGAAATGGTTTCTttatctgatttttttttttgtaatttgtaatttttgtttttgattattattataagaatgggaagaagaaaaagaaaaaagaaaaagaaaaagagagagatcaGAAATGGGGGTTAATTATGAGTGGGTTTCGTGGGGATTTGTTTTTCTgttctatttatttctttatttaaaaaaaaaatctgcatttgaaaattatggtaATTAGggataaaatttagaaacttggGAATATGTCAGAAACCAAAAATGGATTTATAAAAttcactctttttcttttcttttagattataaattaaagtgaaaacaaagttgttgctcaataattttttttcatcgtgTTGATTTGATgagtatttcttttttgttcttaaatatgctttttttttttttttttttttttttggaattaaGAGTCATTGCTTACCAAACTCCAGTtggtctttcttttttttttcctttttgcaagtttttctttttcttctaaaccTCAAATTGTACAtttgatctttaaaaaataataaaataaaaagagagaagaagaaatgagatCGAATTATGACTCtgttttgtattaatttcttaatttctcttctgttgttatttttaaaaaaaattacatagtCAGACGAACCTAAACCCGATTTGTAATTTTGTGAaattacttttcctttttttataattattattacaaccatttcatttctttgttttagaaTTAAGGTCTCTTGGattcatttaagaaaaaaatatatatatatttaaaaaactaatttttatttgataaaaattattaagatgttccttttaaaatggttacgaaaaaaaaaaactaaaaatcacATCCTAAACTGTCAATGTGAACTGAAGAAAAAATGCATCAGAAAtgagatttaattaattatgactCATTTTCGtatggatttgtttttttaatttttcttttttactttttgaagattgttttttatttttaattcaaaattttgaaaattactttGGATTACTGTTCATCATATCTATTTCGGGAAAACGAGTAGAACATTGGCCATATGTCAGATACCTAAAATGGATAATTgtaaacttaaatatttacacaCACAAACAAATGATAGTATAAtagttcaattattttgctaGTTGCTacattaatttatatgtatatatttatatttttttaaaaaagttaagttATTGTGCTTTTTTCAAGAGTTTAATAGTGTTCATTTTCTGAAGGAAAGCTCTATACATTTATCAATTGCAGGAATTTTTTACCTTTAGTTAtggttaattaaatattacttAATTATGGTTAATGTGCATGTGCTTAaagcacttttttttttttttttttttttgtggagaAAACATGTGCTCATAATTAGTAGATTACATCAAATACTTTAGGTTTATGTGGTTAATTAGTTCACATTTTATTAATCAGTGGCATTCCCATCAAGATAGGAGACTCAATCCTCCATCTCAGATTTATAAAGAACAATTTGaaagattcaaactttttaaccCCCATGAAATTGCCTCTAACAAAAACTGTGGAATTCAATAACtctaattctaaaaatttcggcttaattttcaaatttaaaacctaaaaaccAACTAGTAATAAATGGGGTCAAAGAAAATATCAGAAATgcaaaatttgattaatatataGTTGGGGAAATTAGtattaacaaaaagaattttggtgttattattattgtgtgCCAAATCCAGCATGCTCAAAACTCTAGAGAGATACCAGAAATGCAACTATGGAGCACCAGAGCCCAATGTCTCCACAAGAGAAGCCTTGGTAATCACTACTAATTTTTACTAATCAATTCTTAATTTTAGTTCTAAttcttctaataataataataatgtttaactgaaaattttaaaatctggAATCTCTATGATTTCATAatgtcaaaaaagaaaaagaaaaaaaaaaggttattgAATTTGTGGTATAAAGTATTGTTGATGGGACGTTAAATATAGGAACTGAGCAGCCAGCAGGAGTATTTGAAACTTAAAGCTCGCTATGAAGCTCTGCAACGATCCCAAAGGTAATATAATAACCCccaacacatttttttttttccatttttaattatactttCAATCTTCACCATATGAATATTCATattagattatatttttatcgTAATCTATTAGTTTTTTATCTTAAGTTTATCAATGATTTAACATAGCATTAGTCTAATGATAATCTTTTACGAGAGTTTTGTACATTTACACCATCTAAAGATTATTAAGGCTAAACATTAAACAATAATCATCCTCTCTAGCTTGATGAACAAAATGCAAGAAAGAACACAAGAAGGGGTCTGTTTTTTATGTGGAAGTTAAAAGATATAAGTTGTATACATATCATGTGTGTATGGATATGTATGGATACGATTTGCCCACAACTTCTTAAGTTGTATTTAGTTagcattttctttaaaacgtTTACGATAGGTTTCTCACAACTTTTAAGATTATATTTATGTGTGCATGGAGATATTTTTATAAGTACTGTGTTAGGTAGTCTAtaaacttctaatttttcaaacttaagaATCACGGATACAATCCTAACGGATAAAAATCTAaactttgatttgattttggtgCAATCACCTAATCTTATTAGAAGGAAAAGACTAATATTCAAGTGTCCACTTGGAAAGTCTTCATGTTGGATTGTTGTGAAGTTTGAAttgataaatatgatttaaattaatagacaAATGATGATGAGTATCattgaagaaggaaagaatTAAGTGGTAGATTTTGATGtggtaattaaattaagcAGGAACCTTTTGGGAGAAGACCTTGGCCCATTGAGTAGCAAAGAACTTGAATCTCTTGAAAGGCAACTTGATATGTCACTCAAGCAAATCAGATCAACAAGggtaaatatatttctttaacttcTAAATTATTGCTTTTATTACGATTTCTTTTATAccctttttctcatttatccTTTCCGTTCTTTTTCAGACTCAGTATATGTTAGATCAGCTCACTGATCTTCAACGTAAGGTATGgacaaaatagaaacaaaactaatgttacagatttcttttttccccatGTTTGAACTTTTGACATCAAGAAAGGGAGTATATGTTAATTATGTTGCTTAATTCTCTATTTTACatcatatctatatatatattacaaaaggTTCATTGTTTAGTgggtaattaaattaatttagaatgGTTAAATCAGTCTTTCCATGTGATACTATACTGATACTAAAAGTAGAGAGATCAGTAGGCGTTTATCTCGATTAGGTTGACACATCTCTATCCTCCTCATCACAAATTTGATACCAAAAGAGCATATTTTGTTTGGTCCATTAAATGAATGATTGGCTAGAAACatattctttgaaaaaaaattaggtttaatatatttttatagacAATACCCCCAAATACTTGTTGTAGTTAACAATTATATCCTTCTATACAATGGTAACTCCTCCCTTGCGTAGACTTGATGTGTCAACTTAATAGAGATGTCATAGTACATAGATCGATTTTCTCTCGTCTCTCTTCtacatttctttcaaaaataaaaagaaaaaaaaaaactcctctCGAGTGAACTTTTTCCTTATAtgtttttacttattttttcattgtttctgAATAAAGTTCGAATTCTTTCCGAAAATAggagtaattttaattttattttgtcttgTTTGTTTGGACTCTCTCAGGAACATCTTCTTAATGAAGCAAACAAGACTCTGAAACAAAGggtatatatattgaaatataagccttgaaaaagttgatgaaataaaattttagaaagttgtaaaaaaaaactttggtGGAAATTTTTTGGATTGCAGTTAGTAGAAGGGTATCAAGTAAATGCTCTTCAATTGAACCAAAGTGCTGATGATATGATGTATGGAAGACAGCAAGCTCAGCCACCTGGTGATGCCTTCTTCCATCCTCTAGATTGTGAACCCACCCTACAAATTGGGTaaatattcttcttctaattctttacaaatacatacatgcatacacatacacacatatatatccttttatatattttttggaattttgtttaTGAGAAGTCTAGACTTCTTTTGGTATGGCATACTTGCATTTGCGTGGAATAATGTCTTATAGCTTATAGAAACTTTAGATGATATGTATAGTATGTTTGTGTATTTGTCGATGAAACTTGGTTTAACTTGAGTATGTATTTGAGACGTGtctaaattactttaatatgTTTCTCATTTGTATTTATGTATGTTCGAAATATAAAACCGAAATTTAACATTAAGCTAAATAAGGagattatttgaataaaaccaaaaataaagttGCTCATGGTCTTCTCTAATCTCTTccccattcatttttcttggtgtttttttttttttacatcaaCCTCTATCTCTcgttcttcttttatttttatatatatcattcgTTGAATGAATACTTTTGGATGAGATATGATAACAGTGTCAAGGATGTGTCATATTATTTGAGATATCTCGGTGCACTTAATGATCCCTATTCTCACTTacgttattttaaaaagagtaaTGCTTGAAGTTGgacaatattatatcatataatgtagaaatatataaagatatattatccttagtttatgttttgcatctaacttttttttaccaCAGCTTCAGTTTATGTGACTTGTACGGCTTGAGAAGTCTAAGATAGATTGTATAGTATGTGTTAAATCATCACACAACCCGAATGCTTGAAGTGTTAAAgtcaatttaatattatatcaatattacTCTAATACTTTCCTTCGTCTGTGAAATTGAAAACTTGTAAAATTCTAACAAGTGTGATTCAATATAAATTGAGGAGGAAGTTCAAATTCAAGACAGCTAGCTTCTTACTCTTCTACCATGCTAAAACTTCAATCAAACCCAAAAGctcaaaccaaaattatatcaaCACCAAGTGTGTATGTGTTGTTGGATTTGTCTTAGGTTCTACCATCTGTGTCTGAATTTGTGTTTGTAAAAGCCTGGTAGATTGTGCTtgacataaaaagaaaatgaattgatgaatgaatatgaatttgattgattt
This DNA window, taken from Cucumis sativus cultivar 9930 chromosome 6, Cucumber_9930_V3, whole genome shotgun sequence, encodes the following:
- the LOC101216798 gene encoding agamous-like MADS-box protein MADS4 is translated as MGRGRVELKRIENKINRQVTFAKRRNGLLKKAYELSVLCDAEVALIIFSNRGKLYEFCSSSSMLKTLERYQKCNYGAPEPNVSTREALELSSQQEYLKLKARYEALQRSQRNLLGEDLGPLSSKELESLERQLDMSLKQIRSTRTQYMLDQLTDLQRKEHLLNEANKTLKQRLVEGYQVNALQLNQSADDMMYGRQQAQPPGDAFFHPLDCEPTLQIGYQPDPITVVTAGPSMNNFLPGWLP